From Cricetulus griseus strain 17A/GY chromosome 1 unlocalized genomic scaffold, alternate assembly CriGri-PICRH-1.0 chr1_0, whole genome shotgun sequence, a single genomic window includes:
- the LOC113833165 gene encoding translation initiation factor IF-2-like, producing MRPKRVPPAPAPAAVPSIAHPAVAPRERAQSGAGAGLRSRGQRTTPARPPALPPSPSPRPRAPPQAAAPAGTTGTDLRCSHTRRPDPVCHGSAPGERVPSAALRRAPAAPHPLPGRRRRWRWCWCRAGPAAGAGRRRGCSFFPGVSTPALLPLPDSGSLCGSAPRARSLSLLLALGKWRRRRRRRRRRRPRRRRRRRRAHGARPPRSAGAGGGDQAAAAILCGGRRRARPLLSLRRAAGRHGGSRERADGRSTLGPPHGGASRRRRRRRAGRGGRPTAGLGRVPPSARRRAADAASGWRGTVAGTGRGPAPVPSPPRRPRPSPPPPARPIAWAWPAAQGEPGRAVTRRPLAAEAAPVRRLRAPDKSGAAESAAVAMEERDAEEAGGRSRRKKRSHRQRRLPPPSVGGARGAGAASGGPERERSDAGGRRPRGRGEAQRLRRRRRRWPGSALTVCCCSPCAR from the exons atgaggccTAAGCGTGTCCCCCCGGCACCTGCACCCGccgcag TGCCCTCCATTGCCCACCCCGCCGTCGCGCCCCGGGAACGGGCACAGAGCGGAGCCGGCGCCGGGCTCCGCTCCCGGGGACAGCGAACGACCCCTGCCCGCCcgcccgccctccctccctccccgagCCCCAGGCCCCGAGCCCCGCCGCAGGCCGCCGCTCCCGCGGGCACCACAGGCACTGACCTGCGCTGCTCACACACCAGACGCCCGGACCCCGTCTGTCACGGCTCGGCCCCCGGCGAGCGCGTCCCGTCCGCGGCTCTGCGGAGAGCTCCGGCGGCTCCACACCCCCTCCCCGGGCGGCGGCGGCGGTGGCGGTGGTGTTGGTGTCGGGCAGGGCCGGCGGCGGGCGCTGGGAGACGGCGGGGCTGCTCCTTCTTCCCGGGAGTGTCTACGCCCGCTCTGCTGCCGCTCCCCGACTCGGGCTCGCTCTGCGGCTCGGCCCCCCGCGCCCGCTCACTGTCACTGCTGCTCGCTCTGGGAAAATGGCGGCGACgacggcggcggcggcggcggcggcggccgcGGCGGCGACGGCGGCGGCGGCGAGCGCACGGGGCCCGCCCGCCCCGCTCcgcaggggcagggggaggggaccaAGCTGCGGCCGCCATCTTGTGTGGGGGCCGCCGCCGGGCGCGGCCGCTGCTCTCGCTCCGCCGGGCGGCGGGACGTCACGGAGGGAGCCGCGAGCGGGCCGACGGGCGATCGACGCTGGGTCCTCCTCACGGCGGCGCCtcccgccgccgccgccgccgccgcgcCGGCCGTGGGGGTCGCCCGACTGCAGGGCTCGGCCGTGTCCCGCCGTCAGCGCGTCGGCGAGCCGCGGACGCCGCTAGTGGGTGGCGGGGGACGGTGGCGGGCACGGGGAGGGGGCCGGCCCCCGTCCCATCGCCGCCCCGGCGTCCCcggccctcccctcccccgcccgcTCGCCCGATCGCCTGGGCCTGGCCTGCCGCGCAGGGCGAGCCGGGTCGGGCCGTCACTCGACGCCCACTAGCGGCGGAGGCGGCTCCAGTGCGCAGGCTCCGGGCGCCGGATAAAAGCGGAGCTGCCGAGTCCGCCGCCGTCGCGATGGAGGAGCGAGACGCGGAAGAGGCCGGGGGGAGAAGCCGCAGGAAAAAGCGCAGCCACCGTCAGCGCCGCCTCCCGCCACCGT CAGTGGGCGGGGCCCGCGGCGCGGGGGCGGCGAGCGGaggcccagagagagagagaagtgacgCCGGCGGTCGTCGTCCCCGCGGCCGCGGTGAAGCCCAGCGGCTACGGCGACGGCGAAGGCGGTGGCCGGGCTCCGCCCTGACCGTTTGCTGCTGCTCTCCCTGTGCGAGGTGA